Proteins from a genomic interval of Cucumis melo cultivar AY chromosome 7, USDA_Cmelo_AY_1.0, whole genome shotgun sequence:
- the LOC103493078 gene encoding auxin response factor 18-like, with the protein MANRGGGSFLPSSSTSIQGWCGDELYTELWKVSAGPLVEIPRVNDKVLYFPQGHMEQLEASTNQELNQKLPLFNLPPKILCQVVDTRLLAEQDSDEVYAQITLMPEANQALPSSFEPPLIECRKTKVHSFCKVLTASDTSTHGGFSVLRKHATECLPPLDMTQQTPTQELVAKDLHGYEWRFKHIFRGQPRRHLLTTGWSTFVTSKRLVAGDSFVFLRGENGELRVGVRRLARQQSSMPSSVISSHSMHLGVLATASHAVSTQTRFVVYYKPRASQFIVSLSKYMEAMNNKFMVGMRFKMRFEGEESPERRFSGTIVGVDDMSPHWPNSEWRSLRVQWDELASIQRPDRVSPWEIEPFAPTSPSIPHPISVKNKRPRPPLEIPDSDNSTVTTLRHPGSTSHDDRTQLSVSAAELKRYENHATWHYKQTDAGGSGNSVSRTAMEGSWLASSSGCVSQHRLQDLTDDRKNSSVWSTVFPGPLAAHSTCPTPRSSNPKSDQVHDLGEKGKKAEAAPSCRLFGIELINHSKSSVLPERAADQPNSTPNSTPNEITDAEQNSNLPKISKERKLGLLPLPPKEIQHKQNSSTSSRSRTKVQMQGMAVGRAVDLTTLEGYGQLIDELEKMFDIKGELHPRNKWEIVFTDDEGDMMLMGDYPWQEFCNMVRRIYIWSSQDVKMGSVSKLASTLECDGTVITSESADS; encoded by the exons ATGGCTAATCGGGGTGGAGGGTCGTTTTTACCCTCAAGTAGTACTTCGATTCAAG GTTGGTGTGGAGATGAACTTTATACTGAGCTATGGAAGGTCTCGGCTGGACCTCTTGTGGAAATTCCTCGAGTTAATGACAAGGTTTTATATTTTCCTCAAGGTCATATGGAACAG TTGGAGGCATCTACAAATCAGGAGCTAAATCAGAAACTTCCTTTGTTTAATCTTCCCCCCAAAATTCTTTGTCAAGTAGTTGATACCCGGCTGCTG GCTGAGCAGGATTCAGATGAGGTTTATGCACAGATAACTTTAATGCCAGAAGCTAAT CAAGCGCTACCTTCAAGTTTTGAACCTCCACTGATAGAGTGTCGAAAAACAAAAGTCCATTCGTTTTGCAAGGTTTTAACTGCTTCTGATACTAGCACCCATGGAGGGTTCTCCGTGCTTCGGAAACATGCCACAGAATGCCTGCCTCCATTG GATATGACCCAGCAGACCCCAACTCAGGAACTTGTAGCCAAAGATCTTCATGGTTATGAGTGGCGATTCAAGCATATATTTAGGG GTCAACCACGAAGGCATTTGCTGACGACCGGATGGAGCACCTTTGTGACTTCTAAGAGACTGGTTGCTGGagattcttttgttttcttgaG GGGGGAAAATGGAGAATTACGAGTTGGAGTGAGGCGTCTTGCTCGCCAACAAAGCAGCATGCCTTCTTCTGTCATTTCGAGTCACAGCATGCACTTAGGAGTGCTTGCTACTGCATCTCATGCCGTGTCGACTCAAACTCGCTTTGTTGTCTATTATAAGCCAAG GGCAAGCCAATTTATCGTCAGCTTGAGCAAGTACATGGAAGCGATGAACAATAAGTTCATGGTTGGGATGAGGTTCAAGATGAGGTTTGAGGGGGAGGAGTCTCCTGAGAGAAG GTTTTCGGGTACCATAGTCGGAGTTGATGACATGTCTCCTCACTGGCCCAATTCAGAATGGCGATCACTGAGA GTTCAATGGGATGAACTTGCATCTATTCAGAGACCTGATAGGGTTTCACCATGGGAGATTGAACCTTTCGCTCCTACGTCTCCTAGCATTCCGCACCCTATTTCAGTAAAGAATAAAAGGCCTCGGCCTCCACTTGAAATTCCAG ATTCTGATAATTCAACTGTAACAACTCTACGACATCCTGGATCAACATCACATGATGATAGAACACAACTAAGTGTTTCTGCTGCTGAACTTAAAAGATATGAAAATCATGCAACATGGCATTACAAGCAAACAGATGCTGGCGGCAGTGGAAATTCTGTATCAAGGACTGCAATGGAGGGATCTTGGTTAGCATCCTCAAGTGGCTGCGTTTCTCAGCATCGGTTACAGGATTTGACAGATGACCGTAAAAACAGTTCTGTTTGGTCAACGGTCTTTCCAGGACCGCTGGCAGCACACTCAACATGTCCAACTCCACGGTCTTCAAATCCGAAGAGTGACCAAGTACATGACCTTGGGGAAAAGGGGAAGAAAGCTGAGGCGGCTCCAAGCTGCCGGTTGTTTGGGATTGAGCTCATCAATCATTCTAAGAGCTCAGTTCTCCCTGAAAGAGCAGCTGATCAACCAAATAGCACACCGAATAGCACACCAAATGAAATCACTGATGCAGAGCAGAACTCAAACCTGCCAAAGATttctaaagaaagaaaattaggaCTTTTACCATTACCTCCTAAAGAGATCCAGCACAAGCAGAACAGCTCGACCAGCAGCCGAAGCCGTACCAAG GTCCAAATGCAGGGGATGGCCGTTGGACGGGCAGTGGATCTTACCACATTGGAGGGTTATGGCCAGCTCATTGATGAATTGGAAAAGATGTTTGATATCAAGGGAGAACTTCATCCTCGTAATAAGTGGGAGATTGTTTTCACCGACGACGAAGGAGATATGATGCTCATGGGCGATTACCCCTGGCA GGAATTCTGTAACATGGtgagaagaatatatatatgGTCAAGTCAGGATGTGAAGATGGGTTCGGTTAGCAAACTTGCGAGTACACTCGAATGTGACGGGACAGTAATAACCTCGGAGTCGGCTGACAGCTGA